A stretch of the Lolium perenne isolate Kyuss_39 chromosome 3, Kyuss_2.0, whole genome shotgun sequence genome encodes the following:
- the LOC139838210 gene encoding uncharacterized protein translates to MTSCCSPCLHPQTQASEDGAGVTRLPAAAASLPDSDDLLWEILLRLPPQPSSLPRASAVCKRWRGILTDPKFHRQFYAHHQKTPLLGLFSWSCQDIKFIPILDPPDSIPRQRFDLGPNGNSNSARHSSMLDCRHGLVLIKHWLRKAVAVCDPITGEHYHVAIPPDFDLYYLKGAVQCAATELGHVHGGCHSSPFKVVLLSKCQIDNRQIACVYSSETGVWGNLISTEAWCVLLAKPPVLIGNCLYWLSTDEDILDFDLDENTLSGIMGPPVTIDTVHANHQIIEAEDGDLGYAVLSNLSFQIWHRNVNGHGVSTWMPWKTIEMHPILSQKEGVWGQLLGYDEDTEVMFIDVHFSVYMVHIKSMQSNKLYKSLRTTETQFDSRVRIYYSFKSFYTPGDSHA, encoded by the coding sequence ATGACTAGCTGCTGCAGCCCGTGCCTACACCCCCAAACCCAGGCAAGTGAGGATGGAGCCGGAGTGACCCGCCTGCCCGCGGCGGCTGCCTCCCTACCAGACAGCGATGATCTCCTCTGGGAGATCCTCCTACGCCTCCCGCCTCAGCCGTCCTCTCTCCCGCGCGCCTCCGCAGTTTGCAAGCGCTGGCGGGGCATTCTCACTGACCCCAAGTTCCACCGCCAGTTCTATGCACACCACCAGAAAACTCCCCTCCTCGGCCTCTTCTCCTGGAGCTGCCAGGATATCAAGTTCATCCCCATCCTTGACCCACCAGACAGCATACCTCGGCAGCGATTCGATCTTGGTCCCAACGGCAACAGCAACAGTGCCCGCCATTCCTCCATGCTCGATTGCCGCCATGGTCTCGTACTCATCAAACACTGGCTGCGGAAAGCGGTTGCTGTGTGCGACCCCATCACCGGCGAGCATTACCATGTGGCCATTCCTCCGGATTTCGATTTGTACTATCTAAAGGGGGCGGTGCAGTGTGCCGCGACCGAACTTGGCCATGTGCACGGCGGCTGCCACTCTAGCCCTTTCAAGGTGGTTCTGCTCTCCAAGTGCCAAATAGACAATCGACAAATTGCTTGTGTTTACTCCTCGGAGACTGGCGTATGGGGAAATCTCATCTCAACAGAGGCCTGGTGTGTGCTTCTTGCTAAACCTCCGGTCCTTATTGGTAATTGTCTTTACTGGTTGTCCACAGACGAAGACATACTTGACTTTGATTTGGATGAAAACACCCTATCTGGGATCATGGGACCTCCCGTTACAATTGATACTGTCCATGCAAACCACCAAATCATCGAAGCTGAGGATGGCGATCTTGGGTATGCCGTGTTGTCTAATCTTAGCTTCCAAATATGGCACAGGAACGTCAATGGTCATGGCGTTTCCACATGGATGCCATGGAAGACCATTGAAATGCACCCAATTCTTTCTCAGAAAGAGGGAGTGTGGGGACAACTGCTGGGGTATGATGAGGATACTGAGGTTATGTTTATAGATGTTCACTTCAGTGTCTACATGGTTCATATTAAGTCAATGCAATCCAACAAGCTTTATAAATCCCTCCGTACTACAGAAACTCAATTCGACTCCCGGGTGCGTATCTATTATTCTTTCAAGAGTTTCTATACACCAGGTGATTCCCATGCATAG
- the LOC139838211 gene encoding putative F-box/FBD/LRR-repeat protein At4g03220 produces the protein MEGQGEAPNQRAALPLIAAPDAAPTVPGGRSDYFGRLPDHLLLRILLKVGTKQAVKMGGVSRQWRRVWTQLPVLESDGVDSSVPARALAAYQAHGEDDIHSLNVSPNQVDGEQTTAWLSLAAPLLSGVLYLDNSHTVSRETLQLFLHDAEEAVMRRGAFELPCFKKAAVIRMDLGFLGIALPPAGVFHALRVMRLEHFWFRGQLTLIDTMLPSLRDLFIRRVHGLTILMLSSKSLLDFHLCLLPELRRLNILAPRLEELEVTGCFYVPESVARIAAERLEILKWEVPCVPEFGEMPHLRELRVPPITTDWSSIVGSGYATGGFDF, from the exons ATGGAAGGCCAGGGGGAAGCCCCCAACCAGCGCGCAGCGCTCCCTCTCATTGCCGCGCCCGACGCCGCCCCTACGGTCCCCGGAGGCCGCAGTGATTACTTCGGCCGCCTCcccgaccacctcctcctccgcatCCTCCTCAAGGTCGGCACCAAACAAGCCGTCAAGATGGGCGGCGTCTCCCGGCAATGGCGCCGCGTATGGACCCAGCTCCCCGTCCTCGAATCCGACGGCGTCGACTCCTCCGTTCCTGCCCGTGCCCTCGCCGCCTACCAGGCCCACGGGGAGGACGACATCCACAGCCTCAACGTCTCCCCCAACCAGGTCGACGGGGAGCAAACCACCGCCTGGCTGTCCCTCGCCGCGCCCCTCCTCTCCGGCGTGCTCTACTTGGACAACAGCCATACTGTGTCGCGGGAGACACTACAGCTGTTTCTGCACGACGCCGAGGAGGCGGTGATGCGAAGAGGCGCATTTGAGTTGCCCTGCTTCAAGAAAGCCGCCGTGATTCGGATGGACCTTGGGTTTCTTGGTATAGCGCTGCCACCGGCTGGCGTCTTCCATGCGCTCAGGGTGATGCGGCTGGAGCACTTCTGGTTCCGAGGCCAACTTACCTTGATCGATACCATGCTTCCGTCATTGCGAGATCTATTCATCCGCAGGGTCCATGGGTTGACCATACTGATGCTCAGCTCCAAGTCTCTGCTAGATTTTCATCTGTGCCTCCTCCCTGAGCTTCGGCGGCTCAACATCCTGGCTCCAAGGCTGGAGGAGCTAGAGGTGACCGGCTGCTTTTATGTGCCTGAATCAGTTGCCAGGATTGCTGCGGAGAGATTGGAGATTCTCAAGTGGGAAGTGCCTTGTGTTCCAGAGTTCGGAGAGATGCCACACCTCCGCGAGCTCAGAGTCCCTCCTATTACCACGGATTG GAGCAGCATTGTTGGTTCTGGATATGCTACAGGTGGTTTTGACTTCTGA
- the LOC127345238 gene encoding uncharacterized protein yields the protein MSTSANMSVEVDYGSLLRIFVTVNLYVFILVGFLCISYGSLLMEDITIPCVNVLWLHLETNDHVFEGRVLQLLTKSGIRELHLYFQVRDEVQDFYSPDCICHKSRPFFNNSHTVSRETLQLFLHDVKEVVMRRGAFELPCFNKATVIRMDLGFLGTALPPAGVFHALRVMRLEHFWFQGQLSLIDTMLPSLRDLFIRRVRGLTILMLSSKSLLDIHLCLLPELRRLNILAPRLEELEVTGCFYVPESVASVAAERLEILKWEVPCVPELGEMPHLRMEGQGEAPNQRAALPLVAAPTIPGGGSDYFSRLPDHLLVHILLRIPTKKAVEMSALSQRWRGVWTQLPILKFDGVESSVPAHALTVYRAHGGLDIHRFTVYTNQMDAQDAAAWLSLLAPLLTGRLYFDNTDDVSPETLQLLLQEEEAEVPRDAFELPCFKKATEIWMDLGFLCLAMPPAAVFDVLRVMWLERFWFRGQFSLSDTMLPSLQKLTIRRVRELVRLMLNSKSLLYIQLSLLVEIRRINILAPRLEELDVTSCFYGVPEPVASIDAERLQILRWEVPCVPKPVSLRKIPHLLVLGAPPISTLRPEKICADFLDCFPVVDRLELQISLGVSASSSSSCTNCSITNSWN from the exons ATGTCGACTAGTGCAAACATGTCTGTCGAGGTAGATTATGGTTCTCTGTTGCGTATATTTGTTACTGTTAATTTATATGTGTTCATCCTTGTTGGCTTCCTATGTATCAGCTACGGATCGCTCTTGATGGAAGACATAACCATCCCTTGTGTGAATGTATTATGGTTACACTTAGAAACAAACGATCATGTTTTTGAAGGAAGAGTATTGCAGTTGCTCACAAAGTCTGGCATAAGAGAGCTGCACCTATACTTCCAAGTTCGAGATGAG GTGCAAGACTTCTACTCACCAGATTGCATCTGCCACAAATCTAGACCATTCTTCAACAACAGCCATACTGTGTCGCGGGAGACACTACAGCTGTTTCTGCACGACGTCAAGGAGGTGGTGATGCGAAGAGGCGCGTTTGAGTTGCCCTGCTTCAACAAAGCCACCGTGATTCGGATGGACCTCGGGTTTCTTGGTACAGCGCTGCCACCGGCTGGCGTCTTCCATGCGCTCAGGGTGATGCGGCTGGAGCACTTCTGGTTCCAAGGCCAACTTAGCTTGATTGATACCATGCTTCCATCGTTGCGAGATCTATTCATCCGCAGGGTCCGTGGGTTGACCATACTGATGCTCAGCTCCAAGTCTCTGCTGGATATTCATCTTTGCCTCCTCCCTGAGCTTCGGCGGCTCAACATCCTGGCTCCAAGGCTGGAGGAGTTAGAGGTGACGGGCTGCTTTTATGTGCCGGAATCAGTTGCCAGCGTTGCTGCGGAGAGATTGGAGATTCTCAAGTGGGAAGTGCCTTGTGTTCCAGAGCTTGGAGAGATGCCACACCTCCGCATGGAAGGCCAGGGCGAAGCCCCCAACCAGCGCGCCGCGCTCCCCCTTGTGGCCGCCCCTACGATCCCCGGAGGCGGCAGTGATTACTTCAGCCGCCTCCCCGACCACCTCCTCGTACACATCCTCCTCCGGATCCCCACCAAGAAAGCCGTTGAGATGAGCGCCCTCTCCCAGCGATGGCGCGGTGTATGGACACAACTCCCCATCCTCAAATTCGATGGCGTTGAATCATCCGTTCCTGCTCATGCCCTCACCGTCTACAGGGCCCACGGAGGGCTCGACATCCACAGGTTCACCGTCTACACGAACCAGATGGACGCGCAGGATGCCGCCGCCTGGCTGTCCCTCCTAGCGCCCCTGCTCACCGGTAGGCTCTACTTCGACAACACTGATGATGTGTCACCGGAGACACTGCAGCTTCTTctgcaggaggaggaggcggaggtgccaAGAGACGCTTTTGAGTTGCCCTGCTTCAAGAAGGCTACCGAAATTTGGATGGACCTTGGGTTTCTTTGCTTAGCGATGCCACCAGCTGCCGTGTTTGATGTGCTCAGGGTGATGTGGCTCGAGCGCTTCTGGTTCCGAGGCCAATTTAGCTTGAGCGATACCATGCTTCCCTCATTACAAAAACTAACCATCCGCAGGGTCCGTGAGTTGGTCAGGCTGATGCTCAACTCCAAGTCTCTGTTGTATATTCAGTTGTCACTCCTAGTTGAGATTCGACGTATCAACATTCTGGCTCCAAGGCTTGAGGAGTTAGACGTGACGAGCTGCTTTTATGGTGTGCCAGAACCAGTGGCAAGCATTGATGCAGAGAGATTACAGATACTCAGGTGGGAAGTGCCTTGTGTTCCAAAACCTGTCTCcctcagaaaaataccacatctcTTGGTGCTCGGAgcccctcccatttccactcttcgGCCGGAAAAGATTTGTGCAGACTTTCTTGATTGCTTTCCAGTTGTTGACCGCCTCGAGCTTCAAATAAGTCTTGGTGTGAgtgcttcttcctcttcctcttgcacTAACTGTTCtatcaccaactcttggaattag